In Juglans regia cultivar Chandler chromosome 13, Walnut 2.0, whole genome shotgun sequence, the following proteins share a genomic window:
- the LOC108996626 gene encoding cytochrome P450 89A2-like: MEAWFIILISLSACFFLKSLFSFFSSSKTTKKNVSQGNLPPGPPTLPFIGNLHLLPKSMVDLRSLIYDLSHKYGPILTVYLGSEPLIFITSYTLAHQALVRHGATFASRPAVVPVSVVLSNKRKDIGASPFGPTWKALRRNLISEVLHPTSLKSYSVERKRVLDSLIKGFHESSKLNQPVRLLDHIHHAVFSLFIRMAFGELSETQIKEVEGTQYQLLVAYEQFSVFGTWPRLGKLLLRNRWKRYLEFLKNQDDVILPLIRARKKLRQERGKAFELISYTDSLLDLKISGEKGNVEEEDILSLCSEFINAGADTSTTMLQWVLAYLVKHPRIQSKLFAEISEVVAKGAKEVEEDDLHKIPYLKAVVLESLRIHPPNTSLIPHTVMEDVELGGYTIPKDTTVNIVTALIGRDPNVWENPMEFRPERLLTGEDIGEEVSDVTAFKMMPFGAGRRMCPGNRLGLLLLQYLVSNLVWNFEFKTVDGEGVDLSEKEEFLVVMKNPVRAYISPRIK; the protein is encoded by the coding sequence ATGGAGGCCTggttcatcatcctcatctctctctctgcctgtTTTTTCCTGAAATCACTCTTCAgctttttctcttcctccaaaACCACCAAGAAGAATGTTTCCCAAGGTAATCTCCCGCCGGGACCCCCAACTCTGCCTTTCATAGGAAATCTTCATTTGCTTCCCAAATCCATGGTTGATTTGAGATCTCTCATCTATGATCTCTCCCACAAGTATGGCCCGATTCTCACCGTCTATCTCGGCTCTGAACCCCTCATCTTCATCACCTCCTACACCCTTGCCCACCAAGCCCTTGTTCGACATGGCGCCACCTTTGCGAGCCGTCCTGCAGTCGTCCCCGTTAGCGTTGTTCTCAGCAACAAGCGCAAAGATATCGGTGCATCCCCTTTTGGCCCAACCTGGAAAGCCCTCCGTCGTAATCTCATTTCGGAAGTTCTCCACCCGACTTCGTTGAAATCTTACTCTGTTGAACGCAAGCGTGTCTTGGACTCATTGATCAAGGGCTTCCATGAATCTTCCAAGCTCAATCAGCCCGTCCGTCTGCTCGATCATATCCACCACGCTGTGTTTTCCTTGTTCATTCGCATGGCTTTCGGAGAACTCAGCGAGACTCAAATCAAAGAAGTTGAAGGAACACAATATCAACTTCTTGTCGCTTACGAGCAGTTCAGTGTGTTCGGTACCTGGCCTAGACTGGGGAAGTTGCTTCTCAGAAACCGTTGGAAAAGGTACCTAGAATTCTTGAAGAACCAAGATGATGTGATTTTGCCATTGATCAGAGCCCGGAAGAAGTTGAGACAAGAGAGAGGCAAGGCATTCGAACTGATTTCTTACACAGATTCCTTACTGGACCTGAAAATATCCGGAGAGAAAGGTAatgtggaagaagaagatattctGAGCTTGTGCTCGGAGTTCATCAATGCAGGAGCCGACACAAGTACAACGATGCTGCAGTGGGTTTTGGCATATTTAGTGAAACACCCACGAATTCAATCCAAACTTTTTGCAGAAATCAGCGAGGTGGTGGCAAAAGGAGCGAAAGAAGTTGAGGAAGATGATTTGCACAAGATTCCATATCTGAAAGCAGTGGTTCTCGAGAGTCTGAGAATTCACCCTCCAAACACCTCGTTGATTCCACACACGGTCATGGAAGATGTTGAGCTCGGCGGATACACAATCCCAAAAGACACGACGGTGAACATCGTGACAGCACTGATCGGGAGAGATCCAAACGTGTGGGAGAATCCCATGGAGTTTAGGCCGGAGAGATTGTTGACTGGTGAAGACATTGGAGAAGAAGTGTCTGATGTAACAGCGTTCAAGATGATGCCTTTTGGTGCTGGGAGAAGGATGTGTCCTGGGAACAGACTAGGATTGCTTCTCCTCCAGTATCTTGTCTCAAATCTGGTCTGGAATTTTGAGTTCAAAACAGTGGATGGGGAAGGTGTTGATCTTTCAGAAAAGGAGGAATTCTTGGTTGTGATGAAGAATCCAGTGCGTGCCTATATATCTCCAAGAATCAAATAG